CTCAGTGAGTATTTCTGTCCTGCGTTTAGAAAAAATACGTGTTATGTACCTGTCTTACATGAagatcatggaatcatagaataatgaTGATGAAGACTCCTTAGTCTGTTGTTTATGCAAGAAGATATTAGACATCTGTTAAGTACAAACTTCACAGAGATCAGCAGACCTTGGTAACTGGGCTTTAAGAGTTCTAAAAGTGCTGGTGAAGGCTCATCTACGGCAGATTATTGATTAACAAAGTCTTGGTATTTTTGAGAAATTCAAAATGGCTGGAGAAGTTCTAATGATGCATATACTTTCCTGGGTCCTGTTCGATAATTGCCGTGGTAGCCTGGTGTGAAccagagcaaaataaaagaaaaagaaatgtgatgttCAATTAAGACTTAAAAGATAGTATTACAACTACTGCCTGTCAACAGAATACTTTGGAATAAAGGTCTTGTCAAACAAACCTGATTTCATTCTCTGATGAGATTACAAGTTTGGTTGATAAAGTTAACTGCATAGATATAATAGACTTAGGCTTTTATAAGGCACTTGGCTTAGCACCACAGGacattctcattaaaaaattagCACTGTGCAATATCAATAAAGCACACTTTCAATTGATTAGTGAACTGGCTAGATGACAGATTTCAAAGTAGCTATCAGTGGTGAATCATCCCTGAAGGAGGAGTTTTCTAGTGGAAATCCACAGGGATCAGTAAAAAACAGATGCTAcccaacatttttatcaatgatctgtaagtgatttctttctttttttttttttcttttgaattgcTGCTGCTAAGATGTGTGGAAGACAAAGAGGAACAGAAGGCTGTAAAATAGCCAGGATAGGGCAGTCTCACAGAGTGTTCCAGACCACTTCCTTACACTTGAAGTAACACATCTATAGGCAAGGAATGCAACTATGGGACAGGAACTGTATCACGTCAAGCTGTCAGGTCTAAAGGACCTGGGATCACAGGAGGCAGCTCAGAAAAGATCAGTATCCGGAGGCTGAACTCAGGCAAAATCACATTAGGAATatggtacctttttttttttttttttttaaatgagagaacaatttatttctagAGTCAGCTATCATGAAAGATGTGCATTTCCCCACTTATCTTTCTGGAAGATGGCTTTAGTTGAGCACAGATACTGGACTCAGTGCTGACCTGCAAGGGTGAATTCTGTTGCGAGTTCGGCAAGATGAGCTGTGAGACAGTGAGACTCCAGGGATGTAGAGGGAGCCCTCGTCACACGGTAGCTTCAGCCAGTTTCCCTTTGGAAGGGACTCCTGAGCAAGTATGTGTCTGGCTGTTGtgcaacagcagcacagcacgcAGCACCTCTTGTGTCTCGCACAGGCTTCCAGCCTGCTGGCCCGAGGGCTGTGACCTTCCCCACGCTGACATGGAGACACTGGGCTGAGGGCCCTGGCCTTTCTCATCCTTTTCccaagaagaaacagaacagtCACAGCAGGCTTCTGCCAGCACATCTTATTCTTTGTCATCCAGATGGAAGGGACCGGGGGGGCAGGATTCAGTGTTTGTTGTCACTGAACATTTCCAGGACCAGACCAGGCAGTTCCAacccaacactttttttttttttgtgggattTAAAACTGGGACCAGGGTTTCCCTGTTTGTTGTAACTGACCAGCACTATTGAGCTGAATGCATGCTTGGCCCGAATCCCCTTATCTGAGCTCACGGCACACAGCCTTTCTTTTAGTGCCAgaagccagcagccagcccaaCCCCAGCTGGTCCCACTCCCTAATACAGGGCCAGATTGCAGCTGGGGCTGTAGTGGCAGCAAACCTTACTTTACCCTCCTTTCCAGCTTGGAGCCTCCACCTCTCTCCTCTCTTGTCTGTGGACAGAGGAACTTTGGGGATGCTGTATGACACGGGCAGAGCACGGTCTCAGGCAGTTGGCCCTAGATTACTCCCAGGCCAGATAACAGCATGGGCTTTGACTCCCCGATCGTGAGGCTGCCTGGGCCAGGGCTGTACCTGAATTGGCGAGGGCCAGAGCTTTGAGCGTGACAAACTCCTCCTTTTCCACCTTGAGCTTCTTGTAGCGGCGCACCAGTTGTAGGATGGCCAGGTAGAGCTCCAGTAGCCCCGTCAGACGAGAGTGTTCTTCATCCATGATGTAGTCCTCAGCATAGACAAGCTTGTCCTCGTATGGCAGGGAGCGGTACACAATGCCCAGGATGAGGATTTCCATCCAGGCGCTCTGCAGGAGGCTCATCTGGTCCCCAAGGGAGAGATTGGAGAACCCTGATAGGGCAAGAAACAGCCGGGGTCAAAGGGATGTACAGCAAAGCCTCTAGGAGCCTGGGCTCCTTAATTTCCTTGGGATTCATCCCAAGCACTCTCCCCCACTGGCCTGccactttaagaaaaaaaaaaaaaagcttactgaAGCAACCTCTGTCTCTCTGGCAATCAGCACATGCAGAATATGGCAACCCAAGGCTAATGATAACCTCTTTTTAGTGATTTCTTCTTCTATTACAGCAGCTGTTTTGTACCACATCTTCCTGCTCACTGTCCCTCTGTAGTTTTGTACTGCAGCCTATTTAGTCTCCCCAGCTGAAccaaagagcagagcagagctccagagagcagaaaagaggGCTTCTGATGGGATAGGAGGACATGACAAAGCCCTGAATTTCAAGCATagcataatttcatttcagccaACATGAGGAAAAGGTCCCACCACAACAGAGCACTGAAGAGTCAAAAGCTGAATATATCTGTGAACAGAAGCCTCTTCCACTTGTCACCACTCCCTGAGCTCCATCAGCTTTCTGCCCCTCACAGCCAACAATCCTACGCAGTATAAAAAGACCTTTGTGGTGCTATTCAAGTACCTAAAGCACTGCCAGAAACTGTAGCAACAGAACAAGCAGCCAGCAGTGAAGCAAGGCAACCTCCCCAGATACAGAAAGAGCAATCACAGTCTGGACATAGACAGTGACAGGCCCAGAGCCCTGTTGGCAGTGctgagaaagaggagaagctgGAACAGAGAAGTCCTGTCTGTCCCAAGGGGAAAGggataacaaaaaaagtgtaCAGGAAGGAAAGCCATATCCGTTCTGTCCTCTGTACCAGGCATGTGAGAAGGCCAGATCATGAAAGATCCTaggaggcagggcaggcacTGTACGACAGCCATCACAAACAGAGATCGTTGGTCCCCTCTAGGCAGCTCCTGTCCACCGCTgacaggcaggagctgtgctttttGGCAGCTCCTTGTGTCTAAAGGTTCCCAGGGCTGTGGGAGAATGGGACACCCCGGCTGGGAGGGCTGTGCTCCACTCGCCTCCCCTGCCAGCTTTAACCCCAATGCTTATTAAACCTCGGGGCTCACCCTCCTCGAGAGGCCTGGGAGCTCATTagctgctgtccccaggagcctcccagccccgctcacTGTGTGCTAGGCCCAGCGGGACGCGTCTGTCCCacagccctccctgctcacaGCCCTTGGCCCCACGTTGGGGCCTAGGTAGCCAGCCACCATGATGATCATTTGATTTCTCTTGTTATCAAGTTGGCAATTAACAAAAGAGCTGATGATTGCTATATTGACTGACTGTGGGTTCTCTTTTTCTATCTGCACTATCTcagccagggaagggaaggcagaaggGTGGGTTAGTGGTATTTATTTATCACCGCGCcatgttttgtgtttgtgttgcCAGGGGAAGCAAAGGGTGATAATGGCCTGGCAGCCCTTGGACATCCAATTTCCCTTATCAGGCCACTGAATAGAAAAGAGGCCCCAGGCCACATTAATTAACAGATACCAATCAGCAGTCACGTGTTGTGTGTGCAAGGTCTGAGGGGAGCAgtgggtgggagggaagaaTCAATAAACCACTGGGGAGGAGAGCCAGAGGGAACAGCTAAAGAGGAGTCCAGGCTACTGGGGAGAAGAGCTGCAAATCCAGCTCCATGGCTGTGAGACTGATCCCTGTGCAGCACAGCCCGTGCTCCACGTAGCCCTGCAACTGGTGAGGCTGTGAGTGCTGCAGCGGTGCTGACCTCCTCCCTCACCTCAGCCTTCTGCCCCTTGcctcctgcaggcagtgctgtggtttttttttgttgctccTGAATGCAGCCCTCCTGACCGAATCCAAGAGCAGGTTGACACAGCTCTCAGGCTTGGGATCCTGTATCCTCACGTCTCCTTGCTGCGCAGGGAGCTGATGGAATCGGCCCTGACACAGGGGAGGCTGTGCTGTGCACGGGCACTGTCACAGTCTGGCACCTGGAATCTCTACCCTGCAGACAGCCGAAAGCAGTCCTTCGGGCACCTATCTCCTAGTGCTGACCATGGAGAACAGCCCAGCATTGAGGCTGCTGCCTTAAGTCCAGTTTCTGGGTCAGTCACACGGCCTTTCTGCACCGTCATTACCCATCTGGGTTACAAAGGGGGTTATGCCATCGCCTCAGTGCAGCCTGCcaaaaaaatttgcaaaagaTTGAGAAACAGTGAGGTAGTGCAGGGAGAGGATCCAGGACAGACATGACTCACGCATTTCTGCTAAAGAATAAAGTGGAAAAATTTTACTTAACCCAAGCAGTAGCCTGTACATCCAGCATCTCTGTGAATCATTCTTTCCCAGAGGTAGCTATGGCAGACAGGGAATTGCACAGCAGAGACCATGCTTTACCTGTGCCAAGGAGGACACAAGAGCCAGCTGCAATTGCCCTGCCCACCTGGCAAAGCCCCCTGCCAGAAGCACTCTCGGGTGGCCAGCAACTCCAGCTTTGGCAGGTGGGTGCGAGGGAGCAAGTGCTGCAGTGACAGTCCTGGATTTGAAACGCGTGGCAGAATTGGGACCCTCTTCTTCCAATGTTTTCACAAGTAGAATGCAAGTGCTGGAGGACTGTGCTGTACCATATTGCACTCTGCACAGACAGGGGAAGATCAGATAGATAACATGGGGTCTCCCAGAATATAAAACTTGGGATCTGGAATGATAAATGCTAATTTTACCTGGCCAAAATCACAGGCTTGCTATCATAGGTTTGTCACACTGGAGAACCAACCTCCAGCTGTGAAATTCAAGTGCCTTACCATCTAATAGCTCTCAGGAATTGCTAACAATCTAATTCTTTTGCATTCCTGAGCTGTTTGATGGCATAGCATCCAGAATTTGCCCTTAATAatctgtttcttgctttttattcttgctGCAGGTCTTATCCTGAAAGGTGCTGAATACTCCACAGGCATCAGGAGGAGCCCAAGACAGTATTTCAGGACCACATAGCCTCCGtctccagcacagagctgcatgaatgtttccctccttcccaggtgcaggttgagcaaagctgctttatttgcagcagctgatgtgtcttttttttttttttttttttttgcatttttttcagtggtttggCAATGGGAGCtcccagaattaaaaaaaaaaaaaagtcacataaTTTGTGGCAAGTGGAGTTCATAATCTGTTAATTTATTATCATTTCTGTCATCCTGGAGGGCCATTAGCAGAGGTAATAAAGGGAGATGTAATTATAGGATCTGAGGCCACTCCAGACACAGCTGCTGTCACTCCACTTGCCATATTTCATTCCGTGCTAGTACTACCATCTTCCTAGTGAGAACAGCACAACAGCTACCCTGGGAGAGCCTTCGTTGTCACCCCTCGAGAGGAGTCTTGTCTCCCTGCATCAAGGCATGCAGAGAAGGTAGATGCTGTTCAAAGACAATTAgcacagggagagggagagTAGTGGGGAGGGAGCCTCCTACAGAAGGGTACAACTCCTTACTGGCTAAGTGTGGCTTTTGAGCTAATAGCTAATAAGGGCATTGACCTAATACCACTTGCTGAACACCATTAAATCATGCTTTCTTGTTATCATAGGAGAGTGATTTAAGCTTCACtgattttatttgcaaacaCTTGAGGCAGAAGTTTGTGCCAACATCTTGGATCCTGAAGGGTTGGCATGACTTTAACATCACACAGTTCTTTACTAATTCCAGTGTGAGCACAAGGCAGGGATATatgatttttgttcctttctcagTGCTCTCTGTGTCCAACACACAGGAAGCagtgtctgttttttctcaaaGTCTTTGAAAGGCAGGGCATGCATAATCTGGACACCTCGCAGCCTCctggccctgccctgctctgcccccttGCTGCCTAACTCAGTAAATTTCATACTTGTTTCAGAACTACAGGGTactttgttccatttttatGAACTGTCTTTTGTTATGTTTGATTCTTGGTACTGCTCCCCTGTGTAACAGTCCCTTAGCTCTCTCCTGTATACACAGTTCTGTTATGATACTGCTGCTGGTCTGAGCTGTGCCAGGCTGTTGGCTGTTATCATGTTGCAGGGGTTTtgataggaaaggaaaatacagagagaaaactaAGATGATGGCAGGTGTGTCCTGcctttcagaaaggagaagagaagtcCTTTTCAAAGTGCAGGAGTCCTCACTACTATACTCCTATTCTGGGATAATCATCATGGCAAACTCTATAGGAGCTTGGAACTGAACATCCCACACTTATCCCACAGCTACAAGCACGGGAGCTACAGCAAGACACCCTGTGCAAACAGAAATGGCCAAGGTTAGAGGAACAGACAGCAGCACCTTACTGGACGGCCATAGTGGATAACTGAACTGCATTAAAACCACTCCTGTTAACACCCCAAGTACTGGGTTAGTGGAGCAATCTGGGCTGAGTTCCCTAATCACCGCTGTAACCCCACTTATGATGACTCAGCCCCAGATGGATTCCAGCACTAGTGATGGGTGTAATCCCTGCAGATCTCATGTAAGAAGGGCACCACTGATATTAACCTCTACTCAGAAACActgtcttcagaaagtttcttcAGACTTTATAGTCCTGCTATGGATTTATTCCATATAGCCCAGAATACCACTAACCTTTTAGTCACAGGAGAAACACTGAGAAAGAAGGAGCAGCCATcgaagagaaaaagaggggtgacaaagagaagcagaataCATAGGAGAACTGAACTGTCTGCTCACTCATGCTAGGATGCCTCACCAACAAGAGCTTAAAGCCAAGAAGCAAAGTCTGAATCTATGTCCCCAGAACCTCCTTGAGGGTCATGTCTGCTCCTTGTGCCTGGGCCCAGCCTATCTGCAGGTGTGAGACGCTGGTGCTATGTCACTCAATTGCACAGGCACACTCAATTGGATACAGACAGTGAGCCTTCAGAGGCCAGTCACATTGCCAATAAGTTGTcctcattatttttcagcacagaagCCTAGAGATTCATTGACAATAGCGAGTATGTCCTCCATCCCAATGGGACTTGTTCTGTGATGAATCCAGTAAGAAGAAAGCTTTCCTGAGTCTGCGGGCAAGAATGCCCACTACAGACAGGGTGGGTACCTGCCTTGTCATTAGCATTGAAGTCTGATCACTATCGTAACATTTATTCATCTATAGGCACAATGCACCTAGCCCATATTAATGGGGTTCAAAACCTCTACAGTCCACCATCCCAAGGGCTGTTCCCCGAGTGCTTTCTATGTGCCACTCAATACCAGGTATCACCAAGAACTTTACAATAGCCTCTCAAAGCCTACTGCATAATCCCAgggcacacacacatacaatcATCAGGTTATGCACCTGCACCAGGGGCTATATTGGAGTTTGTTTCCCATGAAAGCCCACCACAAGCAGTTTTCTGTGACAGTAATTTCCATCCATCACTGTATGTAAAAATCCTACTTGCAGACAAACTGATAAGCACAGTGATAAATAATAGCTCCCTTTGCTGTTCATGCTTAGGCCTTGTAATTTCCCCTGTTTACCTGGGATGTGCTTTGCCCAGCCAATGATCACCACCAGTTCCCTGTCTGCCAGGTCACAGAGGGTTGTCAGGGCTTTGATGTCACTCTCCGGCATGGTTGGATCAGGCATGGCATAAATCTTCTCCGGCTCTGCCACCAGCAAGTGGGAGACGATCTTAGTCACTGCACATTTCAAAGGAGAAGTTGTTGTTGTATCTCTCATGACATAAGGTGTCAAAACAGCCCTTTCTAGAAGGGCCCTCCTAGAAGAACATGGCTATACAGGCTGCAGGACCTTGAAATGGCTTTGGTCACAACAAGAGGACACTATGCTGCAGCTCTATAGGCTGTAGTGATCTGCCTATGTCAAACCAGCTCTGTACAGGGCTGACAAAAGCAGCAAGCTACTGTAAGGCTGTCAGCCACTGTCTCAGGTAGGTCCAAAAAGGGTGGGAGGAGGCACAAATTACAAAAAGTAACGGTAGGACTTGGAAAAGCTTAGAGAATTGTTGGAGAATTATTGGTGAttggaagagagaaagcacagGACCAGTTTTGCCAATGCgagaaaagtacagaaaaaacactacattaattttataatcTCCTAGAAAAGTTCAGGGATTTAAGCCTAGGTACAACATGTATAGCACCTAGGTTACACCTTAGATATATCTCATCTGCCTATGCACTATGATCCTAAGAAAAAATACCAAGTTCTGGTGACCAATATGGGAACCAGAAGTGACAACTGCTCCATTGTACGTTTTGGGAGACCAATGAAAAGGAATGTAGCGGCTGCCAGAGGACCACAATTCAAGACCAATACATACGTGGCTTTTTAGCTGGAGGAGGGATCTGTAAGCTCAGGTAAGTGCTACTCTCAGAATCCAGTCTCCTCTTGTACTTCTGGCGGCCTCCTCGGACTCGATCCAGACGAACACCTGCAGATAAAACACGATAAATTCTCATCATTCCTTATTGCCACAGGAAATCTTGACATTCAGATGTAAAAATCTCCTAAGATGTTCCCCACAGTCCAGGGACTGCCTCTCTTCCAAACACTTGAGATCTTAGCTGAACCCAGGTATCCCAATAATACCACATAAACTGCCTCCAGCTCTAACAATACTGCTGTAAGCTTCACTTTTATTCAAAACATTAAGGATGACAAAAATTAACCCATTCGAACTCTTGAATCACCATCAATCAAATGGGCAAATGAAAAGCCTCAGAACTCAATGCCCTCTAGATgatcttgcttttaaaagaaa
The genomic region above belongs to Cygnus olor isolate bCygOlo1 chromosome 5, bCygOlo1.pri.v2, whole genome shotgun sequence and contains:
- the ESRRB gene encoding steroid hormone receptor ERR2 isoform X3 produces the protein MPDPTMPESDIKALTTLCDLADRELVVIIGWAKHIPGFSNLSLGDQMSLLQSAWMEILILGIVYRSLPYEDKLVYAEDYIMDEEHSRLTGLLELYLAILQLVRRYKKLKVEKEEFVTLKALALANSDSMHIEDMDAVQKLQDLLHEALQDYELSQRNEEPRRAGKLLLTLPLLRQTAAKAVQHFYSIKLQGKVPMHKLFLEMLEAKV